CAAAGCACGATACATCAAATCATGTTTCTCTTCTATCCCATTCGTTGGCAAGACCATATATGATCCCTCCTTTCTCTGCTACTCTCCACTCACTTTCCTCAAGAATGCATACGAACGCTTTCAAACTCTTGAATAAAATAAAAAAGTCAGCCAAAAGCTGACTGACCAACACTTTTGGCAGCGAGAAACCGTCCACTCTTTATTAAATATGTAGCCCATGCTTGTCTCATGGTGCTTACACCTGTCGCTTTTTATGGATGAGGATTGTTGGTTGTTACACGTTATTATTTGCTAAGCTTTCAAATTTTCTAATTTTAGTATACTATTTTGCAAAATGTGCCACAAGTAGAAATAGAAAAATAAACACAAAGCCCTACCATAAATTGGACGGGCTTGGTTTCTCGTATGCTGTTGTTTCACCTTAGAATTCAATGAGACCGAGGCTAATTTGCAACGCATCGTCTACTTTGGACATCATTGTTTCATCTAAGTGGGTAATTTTATCCGTTAAGCGTTGTTTATCTATGGTTCTGATTTGTTCTAGGAGAATAACAGAGTCCCGATCAAAGTCATAATCCTCTGCGTTAATCTCCACATGAGTAGGCAATTTTGCTTTTTGGATCTGTGCGGTAATGGCTGCGACGATGACTGTAGGACTAAAACGATTGCCGATATCGTTTTGTATCACTAAGACAGGACGTACGCCACCTTGTTCAGATCCTACAACAGGTGAGAGGTCCGCAAAATAAACATCGCCACGCTTGACAATCAAAACTTTACACCCCGCTAACTAAGCGGTCTACGGTGTGTTCAGCCTCTTCTTCAGCTAGGAATGCTTCAGAAGCCATGTTTAGATTAATGCTGGCCATTTCCATGTAGCCTTTTTTCATGCTTTCACGGATATATCTCTTTTTGCGTTCTCTCAAGTAAAGCTTCATGGCTTGACGAATGAGCTCGCTGCGATTTGAGTTTTCTTTTTCCACTACGCCGTCCACCTCTTGCAACAGATGTTGCGGGATACTGATCATGATTCTCTTTGTGTTCGTATTGGACACAATCCACGCACCTCCAACAATCACCATAAACACCGATATTCTCATTTCATGATTCCATCTAATATAATACCATTATGTCGATGAAAACACAAAATTATACTTTCTAACCTTATTTTCGTCATATTTGACGAAATTCCTGCCAGTTAGATTTGGGAATCCTTGTTAACTTATGATGAGACACGTTCTGTAAGCAACTTTATAGATTCTAACACGCTGAGGTCTGGAAACGCAAGAAACGAATCTTATTTGTACACACGAGGGACTCGTTCACCAATCATGCACGGTATTTCATAATTGATGGTTCCAAGTATGTGAGCAAGGTCATCTGCTGTGATGGCTTGATCCTGTTGCCGTCCAATGAGCGTCACAATTTCAGATCTTGGTAAACGAGTGTGTAGCCTGACGACGCTTGAATCCATACAGATCCTGCCGATAATGGGATGTTTTTGTCCTCTAATGAGAACCTGCGCCTGATTAGACAGATTGCGACTATAGCCATCTGCGTATCCTATCGGGATCACGCCAACCCACTCTGGTTTCTCAGTCATGTAAGTTTTTCCATAACTGACACCCGTTGATGGTGCTAACTGTTTCACCTGACTCAACCTCGTGTGTAGAGAGAAGGAAGGGGTTAGTGTAAAAGGAAACACGGTTTTCATATGTTCGGAAGGATAAAGTCCATACATACTTATGCCTACCCGAACCATATTAGTCTCTAAATCATCAAATTCTCTTACTGTCCCCGCACTGTTTGCGGCGTGATAGTATTTGATAGGGACTTTTTGTTGCTTTAAGAAGACCTGTATACGTTTAAATCTTAAGACCTGTGCTTGTGTATAGGTGGTATCCTCCTCGTCGGCAGTGGCTAGGTGTGTGTATAAACCTTCCCATAGCAAGTGAGATGAAGACCGTAAACGTGTTTGGTATAAATGAACAGCTTGTTCAATCTCACCATGGGTGTTGATTCCAAACCGACTCATGCCTGTATCAACCTTAAAGTGGAATCCTAATGCGGGTAATTGTGGTTCAACTTGGGTGCTAAGCTCAACAAGGTGCTCAACGTCCACTGCGGTAAGTGATATCCTCTTCTCCTGTGCGAGAGACGCATACTCAGGAGGTGTATAACCGAGCACAAGCATAGGCGCTTGTACACCTGCGTCACGTAATTCTAGTGCTTCTTCAAGTAAGGCTACTGCGAGCCAGCTAGCCCCAGCTTGAAGTGCACTTTGAGCCACACGGACTGCACCGTGTCCATAACCGTTAGCTTTGACGACGGCCATGATTTCCTTTTCTGCCGGGAGGTGTGTTCGAAAGGCGCGAATATTTTTTTTGATTGCTTGTAGATCTATTTCTGCCCATGTTTGTCTAATCATGTCTCTAGTCCCCATGTCTTTCTCACTCTTCCTGTCAAACATTAGTGTCTGCTTCTACAATTGATGATAAAAAATGAATGATTTCAATGTGCTTACAAAGAGGAAGTGAAAAAAGAAGAATAGGACGCTATTCTCCTCCTTTCACTCAACACAACATGCTTTCATTGCTTTTGTTGTCCACTGTCTTCTACATTATTTAATAGTGACATTAGTTGATAGCGAAGTAAGGTGTTCTGTGTTCTGTATTTGTGTTCTGTGTTTTAATCCAATGGATGACCTTCTCTCGTTATTTGCTAGACTGACCCACAAACGATTGAGCCACTCTCACCATCTCTTCTTGAGGCATATCGCTACTGCTAAGCGTAAAGTCCACACCTTCATATGTCCATTGTAAACTGTTATCAGTCATAACACCAATCCCAAACCCGAGATCGACTGGATCTCCATTGGGCATATGAACTTTCTTGGCTTGTGGTCGTTCCTGGATGACATTAAAATGATAATCCCCCGCGTAACGCAACACGACGCGTGGGTCACCATCTTCGGTGGTCACCTCTTGTTCCTCCACGAGATCAACTTGACCGGGTTCGTAAGTGGGATAGTATGTGCCAAAGCTGCCTTGAGCGGCTTCTTGACCCTCGGCCATTGCTGGTAGAGAGTCGAGTAGTGCCCCTTGCATGTTACGCTCCATATCAAACGCATCGTTTTCAAAGGCGTAATCAAACTCAACATTCGTAAAGTCTACTACGACTAATTCATTAAAATCTGCGTCCATCACTTCTACTTTTACAGGCTTTAAATCTTTGCTTAACGTAATTCTTTGATGGGCAAGCGTGCGGTTCTGGTAATTCGCCGCCACTTCAAACACGTAATCTCCACCTTCAGTTGAGAACTTACGGTTTGAATCCGAAACGATGTCCTTCACCAACGACTCGAATAAGTAAACCTGCCCCTGGTTTTCAGGCCATCCACTTTGGAAGCGGAAACTCTTATTCAGATGAGGTGTTAAAACGAATACACCGTCATCATTCCGCAAAATGATCTGGGTCATCTCTCTGGCTTTGTTTGTGAGACCAATGCGGTAATAATGTGGCTCTTGGTGCCATACCTCTACAAGATACTCCTGAGGTTCTTCCCCCGTCTGGAGGGCAAGTTCTGCTTCAGCCTTATAACTTTCCATGTTGTTCAGCAGATCTGAAAGATCTCCGACAACATCTTCTTCACCTTTTCCACCACAAGCGGACAAGAGAAGGGCGAGTATTAAGACTGAGGACAATAGAAGGAACCCCTTTTTCATAGCATCATCCCCTTCACTAAGTTTCACGATAAATATGTATGTCCAAGCAAAGGGAGATATGCAGACTAGCATGACATGCCTTGAATATTTTTTTATCCTTCTATTATCACTTGGGCTATGGCTAGCTCTTTACTATGGGAAATGGAGACGTGGCACCGTACTGAATCACCATCCTCAACGTTTAACGAACGCAAAATGTGTGCTGATACCGTTAGCTGTGGCTTACCATTACGATCAGCTAAGACCGATATATCTTGAAAGCCCATTCGTTTCCCAATTCCTGTGCCGAATGCTTTGGCACACGCTTCTTTGGCAGCAAAACGACCTGCCAAAAACTCAACTTGCCGCTTAGAAGATGGATACTGCTTGTACACTTCCTGTTCAGACGATGTTAAAACACGCTCGATAAACCGTTTATTATTTAACACGGCGTACTCAATTCTGTTTATTTCTATCATATCAATGCCTGTTCCGATAATCATGCCATCACATTCTTTCTCATACTATGTTAATATTATAAAAGATACTGACCGCAAAAGCGAGGTGCCGACTGTGTTTGTTAGATATGAAAGCTTTGGGCAATTCATTCGATTATATCCTGTTGTTACCTTTATTGTCGCGCTTAACACCTTACTATTTTTACCATCCCTGCTTGCGCCTACATTTTACTATTTCTACATATATGGCCTTGGGGTAGGCTCAAATGAAGCTCTGGCTGCCGGACAATGGTGGCGTTTGGTCACACCTATCTTTTTACATGGGGGCATCGGGCACTACGTCTTTAATACCTTCGCCTTGATCATTTTTGGTCCGGCTTTAGAGCGAATGGTGGGTCCGTATAAGTTTTTTTTAGCTTACCTTACTGCCGGTATCGCCGGTAACTTAGGAACGTATTTCTTTCAAGTGAGCAGTCATTTTTATCTTGGGGCTTCTGGTGCGATCTACGGTTTGCTAGGGATCTACTTTTATATGCGGTTTTTCCGTAAAGATCTGATTGACCCGCAGTCCGCGCAGATCGTCACGACTTTTTTGATCATAGGGGCAATTTATACCCTCATTGTCCCAAGGGTTAGTATATTGGGTCACTTGTTCGGGTTTGTCGGAGGAACTGTGGTTGCTCCCTTATTGTTCACTGGTATGAGGAAATATTTTACCACTCTTAGCTCAAACCAGCGTTCATCTCATGACAACGATGTGGTGAGCTTCGACCCCCAACGCTGGGAAAAGAAAAGAAAATTGAAAAAGAAATTGAGGGTGACATTTGGTGTCATTTTAGGTATATTGGTGATAATAGGTCTTTTGTCTCGATTTACTTAGTAAGGGAAATGTAAAATTTTGTCGTTTTGTTCCCTTGCGCGAGTAAAGCGCTTACATTGGTGATACAGATATAGCTACGTGTAATTTGTATCACTTATTTCTTTGTCAAATTATCTGACTTTTTGTAGAAATCTAACAGCTTATATGCTATGATTAGCACTTGTATAGGTACTTTAGTTATACCTTTTGTTTTATTTACTATTATTGGGCGTCAATTCTTTTATTTTAACTTCCTATTCAGAATTTTGGCACTTATTATTATCATTCTTATCTTGTAATAATGATTATTAACAACAAACCTAGGTGGTGGTTCAGGCGTGTCAGCTCTATTAGAAGTCAAAGATTTACAAACATGCTTCGTGAATAAAAAACAAAGGCTTGCAGCTGTTGATGGTGTAGATTTAAGTATTCATAAGGGAGAAACTGTGGCCTTGGTTGGAGAGTCTGGTTGCGGTAAAAGCATGACTTCCCTATCGATCATGAGGCTTGTGCCATCTCCAGGTGGAGAAATATCTGAAGGTGAGGTCGTGTTCGATGGCACTAACTTATTATCGCTCACTGAAGACGAAATGTGCCGTGTTCGGGGCAATAGTATCTCAATGATTTTCCAAGAACCCATGACCTCTCTTAACCCGGTCTTGACGATTGGCAGACAATTAATTGAAACGGTTATTTTTCACCAAAAATTAAATAAAGCCGATGCAAAAGAGCGTGCTATTAACCTGCTTGAAATGGTCGGATTCTCACGTGCGGAAGAGATTATCAAAGAGTATCCTCACCGCCTATCGGGTGGTATGAGACAAAGGGTCATGATCGCAATGGCGATGAGCTGTAATCCTAA
The genomic region above belongs to Caldalkalibacillus salinus and contains:
- a CDS encoding oligopeptide/dipeptide ABC transporter ATP-binding protein, with the translated sequence MSALLEVKDLQTCFVNKKQRLAAVDGVDLSIHKGETVALVGESGCGKSMTSLSIMRLVPSPGGEISEGEVVFDGTNLLSLTEDEMCRVRGNSISMIFQEPMTSLNPVLTIGRQLIETVIFHQKLNKADAKERAINLLEMVGFSRAEEIIKEYPHRLSGGMRQRVMIAMAMSCNPKLLIADEPTTALDVTIQAQILELMRELTEKFDTSILLITHDLGVVSELAERVVVMYAGQVVEEAIVDDLFNEPLHPYTSGLLDSVPVIEGDIERLYSIKGNVPALDEMPSGCRFAPRCHKAFDRCFNEAPQVQQVGPSRRVRCFLYEGEEG
- a CDS encoding LolA family protein: MKKGFLLLSSVLILALLLSACGGKGEEDVVGDLSDLLNNMESYKAEAELALQTGEEPQEYLVEVWHQEPHYYRIGLTNKAREMTQIILRNDDGVFVLTPHLNKSFRFQSGWPENQGQVYLFESLVKDIVSDSNRKFSTEGGDYVFEVAANYQNRTLAHQRITLSKDLKPVKVEVMDADFNELVVVDFTNVEFDYAFENDAFDMERNMQGALLDSLPAMAEGQEAAQGSFGTYYPTYEPGQVDLVEEQEVTTEDGDPRVVLRYAGDYHFNVIQERPQAKKVHMPNGDPVDLGFGIGVMTDNSLQWTYEGVDFTLSSSDMPQEEMVRVAQSFVGQSSK
- a CDS encoding type II toxin-antitoxin system PemK/MazF family toxin, giving the protein MIVKRGDVYFADLSPVVGSEQGGVRPVLVIQNDIGNRFSPTVIVAAITAQIQKAKLPTHVEINAEDYDFDRDSVILLEQIRTIDKQRLTDKITHLDETMMSKVDDALQISLGLIEF
- a CDS encoding CopG family ribbon-helix-helix protein — translated: MRISVFMVIVGGAWIVSNTNTKRIMISIPQHLLQEVDGVVEKENSNRSELIRQAMKLYLRERKKRYIRESMKKGYMEMASINLNMASEAFLAEEEAEHTVDRLVSGV
- the alr gene encoding alanine racemase, giving the protein MIRQTWAEIDLQAIKKNIRAFRTHLPAEKEIMAVVKANGYGHGAVRVAQSALQAGASWLAVALLEEALELRDAGVQAPMLVLGYTPPEYASLAQEKRISLTAVDVEHLVELSTQVEPQLPALGFHFKVDTGMSRFGINTHGEIEQAVHLYQTRLRSSSHLLWEGLYTHLATADEEDTTYTQAQVLRFKRIQVFLKQQKVPIKYYHAANSAGTVREFDDLETNMVRVGISMYGLYPSEHMKTVFPFTLTPSFSLHTRLSQVKQLAPSTGVSYGKTYMTEKPEWVGVIPIGYADGYSRNLSNQAQVLIRGQKHPIIGRICMDSSVVRLHTRLPRSEIVTLIGRQQDQAITADDLAHILGTINYEIPCMIGERVPRVYK
- the acpS gene encoding holo-ACP synthase, producing the protein MIIGTGIDMIEINRIEYAVLNNKRFIERVLTSSEQEVYKQYPSSKRQVEFLAGRFAAKEACAKAFGTGIGKRMGFQDISVLADRNGKPQLTVSAHILRSLNVEDGDSVRCHVSISHSKELAIAQVIIEG
- a CDS encoding rhomboid family intramembrane serine protease: MPTVFVRYESFGQFIRLYPVVTFIVALNTLLFLPSLLAPTFYYFYIYGLGVGSNEALAAGQWWRLVTPIFLHGGIGHYVFNTFALIIFGPALERMVGPYKFFLAYLTAGIAGNLGTYFFQVSSHFYLGASGAIYGLLGIYFYMRFFRKDLIDPQSAQIVTTFLIIGAIYTLIVPRVSILGHLFGFVGGTVVAPLLFTGMRKYFTTLSSNQRSSHDNDVVSFDPQRWEKKRKLKKKLRVTFGVILGILVIIGLLSRFT